From Dietzia sp. ANT_WB102, a single genomic window includes:
- a CDS encoding 5'-3' exonuclease H3TH domain-containing protein — protein MSQGPLMVLDSAGLWFRAFHSVPEKITGPDGTPANAVRGFCDMVAVLVEEYSPTGLVAGLDRQWRPDWRVELLPSYKAHRVGDDGEEDAPASLGPQVESIRGLLGAAGITQAWAEDAEADDVLAALSARDREVLVVTGDRDLFQLASGSTTVVYVGAGMRKRLAYTPEVVAERFDLPAGDDARVYADYAVLVGDASDGLPGVAGIGAKTAASLLREFGDLDGIIAAAGDPGSALTTRQRTAIIEGADYLTAARGVVRLGSHAFEVQFDGDADGRRGNVDIARLEAFGESTGQARAIGRLVEATQRLDSV, from the coding sequence GTGTCCCAGGGCCCGCTCATGGTTCTCGACAGTGCTGGCCTGTGGTTCCGTGCGTTCCACTCCGTGCCCGAGAAGATCACCGGACCCGACGGTACCCCGGCCAACGCGGTGCGCGGCTTCTGCGACATGGTGGCCGTGCTCGTGGAGGAGTACTCCCCGACCGGCCTGGTGGCCGGACTGGACCGGCAGTGGCGTCCGGACTGGCGGGTGGAGTTGTTGCCGTCGTACAAGGCGCACCGCGTGGGCGACGACGGCGAGGAGGACGCCCCCGCTTCGCTCGGCCCGCAGGTCGAGTCGATCCGCGGACTTCTCGGGGCGGCGGGCATCACCCAGGCGTGGGCGGAGGACGCGGAGGCCGACGATGTGCTGGCTGCGCTGTCAGCCCGGGATCGCGAGGTGCTGGTCGTGACGGGCGACCGCGACCTGTTCCAGCTGGCCTCAGGGAGCACGACCGTCGTGTACGTGGGAGCGGGGATGCGAAAGCGTCTGGCATACACCCCGGAGGTCGTCGCGGAGCGCTTCGACCTGCCCGCAGGTGACGATGCGCGCGTGTACGCGGACTACGCAGTCCTGGTCGGAGACGCCTCGGACGGGTTGCCCGGCGTGGCGGGGATCGGCGCGAAGACCGCCGCGAGCCTGCTGCGCGAGTTCGGCGACCTCGACGGAATCATCGCCGCCGCGGGCGATCCGGGATCTGCGCTGACCACCCGCCAGCGCACCGCGATCATCGAGGGGGCCGACTACTTGACTGCCGCACGTGGCGTGGTCCGTTTGGGTAGTCACGCTTTCGAGGTGCAGTTCGACGGCGATGCCGACGGCCGCCGTGGAAACGTTGACATTGCGCGGTTGGAGGCGTTCGGCGAGTCGACTGGGCAGGCCCGCGCGATCGGGCGGCTGGTCGAGGCGACGCAGCGGCTCGACTCCGTCTGA
- a CDS encoding Xaa-Pro peptidase family protein, with protein sequence MNSTSTQIHSHRLAAVRDRARELGIDHVVVYSGEDMSYLTGERMDSHERLTAMVVPVAGGEPLLVLPSLELTDITRRAADRVGATVHPWSDGTDAVPLVAGMVAGRVAVSTALPALHLVPLQDGVDGEVILASEVIDHVRAVKTAYEVGELAEAARRIDAVHARMGEFLQVGRTEAQAGELITAAIEAEGLAHAEFVIVGSGPNGADPHHGVSDRVIETGDIVVVDIGGPLPSGYHSDCTRTYSMGQPPAEIAEAYAVLQEAQRLAREAVRPGIAIGEVDAAAREHLAAAGLGELFIHRTGHGIGVGLHEPPFVAPGADTVLTAGMTFSVEPGIYTAGSWGARLEDIVAVTADGRRDLNTGERGLRVL encoded by the coding sequence ATGAACAGCACCTCCACGCAGATCCACTCGCACCGTCTTGCCGCTGTCCGCGATCGCGCCCGGGAGCTCGGTATCGACCACGTGGTGGTGTACTCGGGCGAGGACATGTCGTACCTCACCGGCGAGCGCATGGACTCCCACGAGCGGCTCACTGCGATGGTCGTTCCGGTCGCTGGGGGAGAGCCGCTGTTGGTGTTGCCGTCGCTCGAACTCACCGACATCACCCGCCGTGCGGCAGACCGCGTGGGGGCGACCGTCCACCCGTGGTCGGACGGGACCGACGCCGTGCCGCTCGTCGCCGGGATGGTCGCAGGGCGGGTGGCGGTGTCCACCGCCCTCCCCGCGCTGCACCTCGTACCGCTCCAGGATGGCGTCGACGGCGAGGTGATCCTGGCCTCCGAGGTGATCGACCATGTGCGGGCTGTGAAGACCGCGTACGAGGTGGGCGAGCTCGCCGAGGCAGCTCGTCGTATCGACGCAGTGCACGCCCGGATGGGGGAGTTCCTCCAGGTGGGCCGGACCGAGGCGCAGGCGGGCGAGCTCATCACCGCCGCCATCGAGGCCGAAGGGCTCGCGCATGCCGAGTTCGTCATCGTCGGTTCGGGACCCAACGGTGCCGACCCCCACCACGGCGTGTCAGACAGGGTGATCGAGACCGGCGACATCGTGGTGGTGGACATCGGCGGTCCGCTGCCCAGTGGCTACCACTCCGACTGCACCCGTACCTACTCGATGGGACAGCCCCCCGCCGAGATCGCCGAGGCGTACGCGGTGTTGCAGGAAGCGCAGCGTCTGGCGCGTGAGGCCGTCCGCCCGGGGATCGCGATCGGCGAGGTCGATGCCGCAGCCCGTGAGCACCTCGCTGCGGCCGGACTCGGGGAACTGTTCATTCACCGCACCGGTCACGGGATCGGTGTGGGACTGCACGAACCGCCGTTCGTCGCGCCCGGCGCGGATACGGTGCTGACAGCCGGGATGACGTTCTCCGTCGAACCCGGCATCTACACCGCGGGGTCGTGGGGCGCGCGGCTGGAGGACATCGTGGCAGTCACCGCGGACGGACGGCGCGATCTCAACACAGGCGAACGCGGCCTGCGGGTCCTCTAG
- a CDS encoding PPOX class F420-dependent oxidoreductase, with protein MSHSMAALSDEAHQFLSEYHLGSLTTIRPDGSPHVVAVGFTIDTEGGLARVITRRGSQKARNAKRGGRAAVSHVDGGRWLTFEGTVHLLEDPASVREGERRYAMRYREPSPNPERVVVAIEVDRVLGSKKMFSGA; from the coding sequence ATGTCCCACTCGATGGCAGCGCTCTCCGACGAGGCGCACCAATTCCTGTCCGAGTACCACCTCGGCAGCCTGACCACGATCCGCCCCGACGGCTCGCCCCACGTCGTCGCCGTCGGGTTCACGATCGACACGGAGGGCGGTCTAGCCCGGGTCATCACCCGGCGGGGTTCGCAGAAGGCCCGCAACGCCAAGCGCGGAGGACGGGCGGCGGTCTCCCACGTCGACGGAGGCCGGTGGCTCACCTTCGAGGGCACCGTCCACCTGCTTGAGGACCCGGCCTCGGTCCGCGAAGGCGAGCGCCGCTACGCGATGCGCTACCGCGAACCGAGCCCGAACCCCGAGCGAGTGGTGGTGGCGATCGAGGTGGACCGCGTCCTTGGCTCCAAGAAGATGTTCTCCGGCGCGTGA
- a CDS encoding SDR family NAD(P)-dependent oxidoreductase, translated as MPTPAAPSSRSGPGGEVVVVFGGRSEIGLAVAHRLAPGRTIVLASRPGRDAAGLAAPLLTAGAAAVEHVDFDADDLDSHAAVVEDIETRIGEIDVAVLAFGILGEQEVAERDSLAAARILHTDFVAQAALLTVLADRMKRRRRGVLVAFSSVAGQRVRRANYVYGSAKAGLDGFASGMADALHGTGVTLVIPRPGFVTGRMTEGMDPAPFSSTPDQVADAVVDRVLSRRAGVVWIPWQLRVMFAVARLVPQPIWRRMPR; from the coding sequence ATGCCCACACCCGCAGCCCCGTCGTCCCGGTCCGGACCCGGCGGTGAGGTCGTAGTGGTCTTCGGCGGCCGGAGTGAGATCGGTCTGGCCGTCGCCCACCGCCTCGCGCCCGGCCGCACGATCGTGCTCGCCAGTCGGCCCGGGCGCGACGCGGCCGGCCTCGCCGCCCCGCTCCTGACTGCGGGTGCGGCAGCCGTCGAGCACGTGGACTTCGACGCCGACGACCTCGACTCGCACGCCGCAGTCGTGGAGGACATAGAGACGCGGATCGGGGAGATCGATGTCGCCGTCCTGGCGTTCGGCATCCTGGGCGAGCAGGAGGTAGCCGAGCGCGATTCACTGGCCGCCGCGCGTATCCTTCACACCGATTTCGTGGCCCAGGCCGCATTGCTCACGGTTCTCGCCGACCGGATGAAGCGCCGTCGCCGCGGGGTGCTCGTGGCGTTTTCCTCGGTCGCCGGGCAACGGGTCAGGCGCGCCAACTACGTCTACGGCTCGGCGAAGGCCGGGCTCGACGGGTTCGCCTCCGGCATGGCCGACGCCCTGCACGGCACGGGGGTCACGCTGGTGATCCCACGGCCGGGTTTCGTGACCGGCCGGATGACTGAGGGCATGGACCCGGCGCCGTTTTCCTCCACGCCGGACCAGGTGGCGGACGCCGTCGTCGACCGGGTGCTCTCCCGTCGGGCGGGCGTGGTGTGGATCCCGTGGCAGCTGCGCGTGATGTTCGCCGTCGCGAGGCTCGTTCCGCAGCCGATCTGGAGGCGGATGCCACGGTGA
- a CDS encoding cobalt-precorrin-6A reductase, translated as MSAPSRPDADPAAVHLVGTGPGPVDLLTVRASRLIAMSGTVLVDRDTVSPAALGLCPPTAQVIDASDLRPADAVARMREALDRGDRVVRLYLGDPTQHPDVPAQTRALDAVGIPWELVPGVRAGAPAAATSDLQPMPQPPSQHAPPLPAQPSPVAQPETAMPGGSPGLILVLGGTGEARRLADLMATAGLEVVTSLAGKVTRPRLPRGEVRIGGFGGAEELALWLRENGASAIIDATDPFADEISASAVGAARETGTPLLRLLRPPWTEQPGDEWIEVPDMRTAAHVVRERFRRPMLTVGKQGASAFAGDTRGSYLIRCSEPPPGALPHRYLLVLDRGPFGVDSERTLMSRHRIDVLVTRNSGGSASGAKLAAARDLRIPVVMVERPEAPTAPETVHSVDDAARWLVERFGSR; from the coding sequence GTGAGTGCTCCGTCCCGGCCGGACGCGGACCCGGCGGCCGTCCACCTCGTCGGCACCGGCCCCGGTCCCGTCGATCTACTCACCGTTCGCGCGTCCCGGCTCATCGCCATGAGCGGCACCGTGCTGGTCGACCGGGACACGGTCAGCCCGGCGGCGCTGGGACTGTGCCCGCCCACTGCCCAGGTAATCGACGCGAGCGACCTGAGGCCGGCGGACGCGGTCGCGCGGATGCGCGAGGCCCTCGACCGGGGCGATCGGGTCGTCCGGCTCTACCTGGGCGACCCCACGCAACACCCCGACGTCCCGGCGCAGACGCGTGCCCTCGACGCCGTCGGGATCCCCTGGGAGCTCGTCCCCGGGGTCCGGGCTGGCGCCCCGGCCGCCGCCACCTCGGATCTGCAACCGATGCCGCAGCCCCCGTCGCAGCATGCTCCGCCGCTGCCCGCTCAGCCGTCGCCCGTCGCCCAGCCCGAAACTGCGATGCCGGGTGGGTCGCCGGGCCTGATCCTGGTTTTGGGGGGCACCGGCGAGGCTCGCCGGCTGGCAGATCTCATGGCCACCGCCGGACTGGAGGTGGTGACCTCGCTGGCGGGGAAGGTGACCCGCCCGCGGCTGCCGCGCGGAGAGGTGCGAATCGGCGGGTTCGGCGGCGCTGAGGAGCTGGCGCTCTGGCTGCGGGAGAACGGCGCCAGTGCCATCATCGACGCCACCGACCCGTTCGCGGACGAGATCTCCGCCTCCGCGGTCGGCGCCGCACGCGAGACGGGCACGCCGTTGCTCCGCCTCCTCCGCCCGCCGTGGACCGAGCAACCGGGCGACGAGTGGATCGAGGTCCCGGACATGCGGACGGCAGCCCACGTAGTGCGGGAACGCTTCCGCCGACCGATGCTCACGGTGGGCAAGCAGGGCGCGTCGGCGTTCGCCGGCGACACCCGTGGGTCGTATCTCATCCGGTGCTCGGAGCCGCCGCCCGGTGCACTCCCGCACCGCTACCTGTTGGTGTTGGACCGGGGGCCGTTCGGTGTGGACTCCGAGCGGACACTGATGTCCCGGCACCGGATCGATGTCCTGGTCACCCGCAACAGCGGTGGATCCGCGTCCGGCGCCAAGCTCGCGGCAGCCCGCGACCTGCGTATCCCGGTCGTGATGGTGGAGCGTCCCGAAGCCCCGACGGCACCGGAAACCGTCCACTCTGTCGACGACGCCGCCCGCTGGCTGGTCGAGCGGTTCGGCTCGCGCTGA
- a CDS encoding amidohydrolase: MTAFLATGGRVLTPASRDATALAHENGLIVWAGSDTPGPALFPDAERIDLEGDWVAPAFVELLPERLDLTAAASRGVVPADLPAAHAPESVEERVRAGQRVVLGPDEDPTQFAAELTRLAAELGGPAVARCIPVLVGGAGVIDDDTLASLAAVGTVIVLRPLVDDLTGTDLVRIAASGVALAASMRVGDEVRPWDTLRALTSVDGGRGLSPRAAFIATTRGARRAAGARDGMAGTLTPGAPATFARWETGQLAVVAADDAVQRWSTDPRSGVPPMPDLTGPDPVLHALVVDGLPADPAV, translated from the coding sequence ATGACCGCTTTCCTGGCCACCGGGGGCCGCGTGCTCACGCCCGCCTCACGAGACGCAACCGCCCTGGCCCACGAGAACGGGCTCATCGTGTGGGCCGGCTCCGACACTCCGGGGCCCGCACTCTTCCCGGACGCCGAGCGGATCGACCTGGAAGGGGACTGGGTGGCACCGGCGTTCGTCGAGTTGCTTCCCGAGCGCCTAGACCTCACAGCCGCGGCGTCCCGAGGAGTGGTGCCCGCCGATCTGCCCGCCGCCCACGCCCCGGAGTCGGTCGAGGAGCGGGTGCGCGCGGGGCAGCGGGTGGTGCTCGGTCCAGACGAAGACCCGACACAGTTCGCCGCCGAGCTCACCCGCCTCGCCGCGGAACTCGGGGGGCCGGCTGTCGCCAGATGTATCCCTGTACTCGTCGGCGGGGCCGGGGTCATCGACGACGACACACTCGCCTCGCTGGCCGCCGTGGGCACCGTCATCGTCCTGCGACCGCTCGTCGACGACCTGACCGGTACAGACCTCGTGCGCATCGCCGCCTCCGGGGTCGCTCTGGCCGCGTCGATGCGGGTCGGCGACGAGGTCCGGCCGTGGGACACCCTCCGCGCATTGACCTCTGTGGACGGCGGTCGGGGACTGTCACCGCGGGCAGCGTTCATTGCGACCACCCGGGGCGCCCGCCGAGCCGCCGGCGCACGAGACGGCATGGCGGGCACGCTCACACCAGGTGCCCCGGCCACCTTCGCGCGGTGGGAGACCGGGCAGTTGGCCGTGGTCGCCGCCGACGACGCCGTCCAGCGGTGGTCCACCGACCCCCGCTCGGGTGTCCCGCCGATGCCAGACCTCACCGGCCCCGACCCCGTTCTGCACGCGCTCGTGGTGGACGGCCTACCCGCCGACCCCGCAGTCTGA
- the lnt gene encoding apolipoprotein N-acyltransferase: MPLLLGLPLAAASGALLAASFPPVGLWWTALLAIALLVVVLAPYRGTAIRARTGALLGFTSGLVFFLLLVPWVGLYVGAYASWGLSLVEALYLAAFGAGAAIILRTGLGPGARVGPRALGAVLGVAGWWSLWEWIRSSWPWGGFPWGRLAFGQADGPLLPLASLGGTPLLGFVVASVGATIGAALLLLARRKRPLRAVTSLLAVPLVTVGLVVAAPLARTGGEPTETVEIAAIQGNVPRLGLDFNAQRRAVLENHLRVTAEYADDVEDGSQTPPDIVLWPENASDISPLSDRLAGAQISALSRRLEAPILVGTVLPTGEGREATNSYLVWDGRSSGDPVVDRHDKKYIQPFGEWLPLREPLEALFPIARTAGHFVPGDGDGLVTAAGVDLGVAICFEVAFDTAAREPVSRGAQILTVPTNNATFGRSPMTYQQLAMSRVRAVEHNVPVLIAATSGVSAVIGPDGTVRAESGIFEPAVLAAQVEVGGAGTIATRLGGILQTVCCLIGLVALTWALVRTWQRPATRTEEK; encoded by the coding sequence ATGCCACTGCTGCTCGGGCTGCCGCTCGCGGCCGCCTCCGGGGCTCTGCTGGCGGCGTCGTTCCCTCCGGTCGGACTGTGGTGGACCGCGCTACTCGCGATCGCCCTCCTCGTCGTCGTCCTGGCCCCCTACCGCGGCACCGCGATCCGGGCGCGCACAGGCGCGCTCCTCGGGTTCACCTCCGGACTCGTGTTCTTCCTGCTCCTGGTCCCGTGGGTGGGTCTGTACGTGGGTGCCTACGCGTCGTGGGGATTGTCTCTGGTCGAGGCGCTGTACCTCGCGGCATTCGGCGCCGGCGCCGCGATCATCCTGCGCACCGGGCTCGGCCCCGGGGCGCGTGTGGGCCCACGCGCGCTGGGCGCCGTGCTCGGGGTCGCCGGCTGGTGGTCCCTGTGGGAGTGGATCCGCTCTTCCTGGCCGTGGGGCGGCTTCCCGTGGGGTCGACTGGCGTTCGGACAGGCCGACGGTCCACTGTTGCCCCTGGCCTCGCTGGGCGGCACCCCACTACTCGGGTTCGTCGTGGCCTCTGTGGGCGCGACGATCGGCGCCGCGCTCCTCCTCCTCGCGCGGAGGAAACGGCCCCTTCGCGCCGTCACCAGCCTGCTGGCGGTGCCACTGGTGACCGTGGGGCTCGTCGTCGCCGCGCCCCTCGCCCGGACCGGCGGCGAGCCCACCGAAACCGTCGAGATCGCTGCGATCCAAGGCAACGTCCCGCGTCTCGGTCTGGACTTCAACGCCCAACGCCGCGCGGTGTTGGAGAACCACTTGCGCGTCACCGCTGAGTACGCCGACGACGTCGAGGACGGGAGCCAGACGCCACCGGACATCGTGCTGTGGCCGGAGAACGCCTCCGACATCTCGCCACTGTCCGACCGTCTCGCCGGTGCCCAGATCAGCGCGCTGTCCCGACGTCTGGAGGCGCCGATCCTGGTGGGCACCGTCCTGCCCACCGGCGAGGGCCGGGAGGCCACCAACTCCTACCTGGTGTGGGACGGCCGCTCCTCCGGGGACCCGGTTGTGGACCGCCACGACAAGAAGTACATCCAGCCGTTCGGCGAGTGGCTCCCGCTGCGGGAGCCACTCGAAGCACTGTTCCCGATCGCCCGGACCGCGGGCCACTTCGTCCCCGGCGATGGCGACGGGCTCGTCACCGCGGCCGGGGTGGACCTCGGAGTGGCAATCTGTTTCGAGGTGGCCTTCGACACCGCCGCCCGCGAGCCCGTCTCCCGCGGCGCGCAGATCCTCACCGTCCCCACCAACAACGCCACCTTCGGCCGCTCACCCATGACCTACCAGCAACTGGCCATGTCCCGGGTTCGAGCCGTGGAGCACAACGTGCCCGTGCTGATCGCAGCGACCAGCGGCGTCAGCGCCGTGATCGGGCCTGACGGCACTGTCCGCGCAGAGTCCGGCATCTTCGAGCCAGCAGTGCTGGCGGCGCAGGTCGAGGTGGGAGGGGCCGGTACGATAGCAACCCGACTGGGCGGCATCCTGCAGACGGTGTGCTGTCTCATCGGGCTCGTCGCACTGACATGGGCGCTGGTCCGCACCTGGCAACGACCCGCGACCCGAACCGAGGAGAAGTAA
- a CDS encoding polyprenol monophosphomannose synthase, with the protein MPDDRVPSARTLVIIPTYNERENLPGVVERLLAAAPEVSVLIADDNSPDGTGDVADQLAADDIRGRISVMHRKVKDGLGAAYIAGFRWGLERGYTVLVEMDADGSHPPERLPAMLEAVDTGADLAIGSRYVPGGAVVNWPWQRHVISRGGNVYSRIMLGVGIKDITAGYRAYRADALAELDLGSIESKGYCFQIDMTWRLLNNNRRVVEVPITFTERTVGQSKMSESIFREAAVNVARWGWEKRRAQLQALLGR; encoded by the coding sequence ATGCCGGATGACCGCGTGCCGTCCGCGCGCACGCTGGTGATCATCCCGACCTATAACGAGCGGGAGAACCTTCCCGGTGTCGTGGAACGTTTGCTCGCCGCAGCCCCCGAGGTGTCGGTCCTCATCGCCGACGACAACAGTCCCGACGGCACCGGAGACGTAGCGGACCAACTCGCCGCCGACGACATCCGCGGCCGCATCAGCGTGATGCACCGCAAGGTGAAGGACGGCCTGGGGGCCGCCTACATCGCCGGGTTCCGCTGGGGACTGGAGCGCGGTTACACCGTGCTCGTGGAGATGGACGCCGACGGCAGCCACCCTCCCGAGCGGCTACCTGCGATGCTCGAGGCCGTCGACACTGGTGCAGACCTGGCGATCGGATCGCGGTACGTCCCCGGCGGCGCGGTGGTCAACTGGCCATGGCAGCGGCACGTCATCTCCCGCGGCGGCAACGTGTACTCCCGCATCATGCTGGGCGTGGGAATCAAGGACATCACCGCCGGATACCGCGCGTACCGTGCTGACGCTCTGGCAGAGCTGGACCTCGGCTCCATCGAGTCGAAGGGCTACTGCTTCCAGATCGACATGACGTGGCGCCTGCTGAACAACAACCGCCGGGTTGTGGAGGTGCCCATCACCTTCACCGAACGCACTGTTGGCCAGTCCAAGATGAGCGAGTCGATCTTCCGCGAGGCCGCGGTCAATGTGGCCCGCTGGGGCTGGGAAAAGCGTCGCGCCCAACTCCAGGCACTCCTCGGCCGCTGA
- a CDS encoding RNA polymerase-binding protein RbpA, translating to MADRVLRGSRLGAVSYETDRDTDLAPRRMARYQTPNGEVYEVPFADDAEIPGTWMCKNGQEGQLIDGPAVEVKKGKPPRTHWDMLLERRSLEELEDLLKERMDLLKKRRRAGAR from the coding sequence ATGGCAGATCGAGTCCTCAGGGGCAGCCGCCTCGGTGCGGTGAGCTACGAGACCGACCGGGACACAGACCTCGCGCCCCGACGTATGGCCCGGTATCAGACCCCCAATGGTGAGGTCTACGAGGTCCCGTTCGCCGATGACGCCGAGATCCCCGGCACCTGGATGTGTAAGAACGGCCAGGAGGGCCAGCTCATCGACGGTCCCGCGGTCGAGGTCAAGAAGGGCAAGCCTCCGCGCACCCACTGGGACATGCTGCTCGAGCGTCGCTCCCTGGAGGAGCTCGAGGACCTGCTCAAGGAGCGGATGGACCTGCTCAAGAAGCGGCGCCGCGCTGGCGCGCGTTAG
- a CDS encoding alpha/beta-hydrolase family protein has product MNTVISTLQVWWDRWRLSVTGLVVAALAAWVSLMPSLLPRAWNYQGLVTGVSMLVGYGFGVALRALWRRVVAPRISLHPDVLAVGDRLLTFARLSAPYLLVVYLITATATAIRWQDQVSDLVESPRPPWADYMKIPWVALGTFVALLVAARVIRAGYRWLVRVVGHRFGMGEYTARLAGVMVVAMLALGIVQGVVPRLFFEGANRIFSSQNDEDLPNSRPPAAPERSGSPGSFVQFADLGLQGRRFVSGGLDAERLSELLGEDASEPIRAYAGLESAPSHDERSALVVAELERTRAWERETVVIAPTTGTGWINPNAAQAIELLSGGDVAIVGTQYSYLPSWISFLADREKAEAAGRSLIEAVVEWRDSLPPERPRPKLYVYGESLGTQAGEAAFSGIRDIRATVDGVLWLGPPNSNHIWHSLVERRDPGTPVTEPVYADGLLVRFSENPAEFRDDDTPWIPPHVLYVQHATDPVVWWTPDLLFNRPAWLAEPPGKGRHPGMVYMPVVTLFQVTADLGNAIGGSQGYGHLYDRQILDGWAAATGRAGWDDDEFERFARLHAIAMEQQDRG; this is encoded by the coding sequence GTGAACACCGTCATCTCGACGCTCCAGGTGTGGTGGGACCGGTGGCGGCTCTCCGTCACCGGCCTCGTCGTGGCCGCGCTGGCGGCATGGGTCTCACTCATGCCCTCGCTGCTGCCGCGCGCCTGGAACTACCAGGGACTGGTCACCGGTGTATCGATGCTGGTGGGGTACGGGTTCGGCGTGGCCCTACGGGCCCTCTGGAGGCGGGTCGTAGCACCGCGAATCAGCCTCCACCCCGACGTCCTCGCTGTCGGTGACCGTCTCCTCACGTTTGCCCGCCTGTCCGCGCCGTACCTCCTCGTCGTCTACCTCATCACGGCCACCGCCACCGCGATCCGGTGGCAGGACCAGGTCTCGGACCTGGTCGAGTCACCTCGACCTCCGTGGGCCGACTACATGAAGATCCCGTGGGTCGCCCTGGGGACCTTCGTCGCATTGCTCGTTGCGGCCCGCGTGATCCGCGCGGGATACCGGTGGCTCGTCCGCGTGGTCGGCCACCGGTTCGGGATGGGGGAGTACACCGCCCGGCTCGCGGGCGTCATGGTGGTGGCCATGCTGGCGCTGGGAATCGTCCAGGGTGTCGTGCCGCGCCTGTTCTTCGAGGGCGCCAACCGGATCTTCAGCAGTCAGAACGACGAGGACCTCCCCAATTCGCGGCCACCGGCGGCACCCGAGCGTTCCGGGTCACCGGGCTCGTTCGTGCAATTCGCAGACCTGGGACTGCAGGGCCGGAGGTTCGTCAGTGGTGGACTCGACGCGGAGCGGTTGAGCGAATTGCTGGGGGAGGACGCGTCCGAGCCGATCCGTGCGTACGCCGGCCTGGAATCCGCGCCGTCCCACGACGAGCGTTCCGCGTTGGTGGTGGCCGAGTTGGAGCGGACCCGGGCGTGGGAGCGCGAGACGGTGGTGATCGCCCCGACCACCGGCACCGGGTGGATCAACCCGAACGCCGCGCAGGCCATCGAGCTTCTCTCCGGCGGCGACGTGGCGATAGTGGGCACCCAGTATTCGTATCTGCCCAGTTGGATCTCGTTCCTCGCCGACCGCGAGAAGGCGGAGGCGGCGGGTCGGTCGTTGATCGAGGCGGTGGTGGAGTGGCGCGACTCGCTGCCCCCGGAGCGGCCGAGACCGAAGTTGTACGTCTACGGCGAGAGTCTGGGCACCCAGGCCGGCGAGGCCGCGTTCTCTGGCATTCGCGACATCCGGGCGACCGTGGACGGGGTGCTGTGGCTCGGACCGCCCAACTCAAACCACATCTGGCACTCGTTGGTCGAGCGGCGTGACCCGGGAACCCCGGTCACTGAGCCGGTGTACGCGGACGGGCTGCTGGTGCGATTCTCCGAGAATCCCGCTGAGTTCCGTGACGACGACACCCCGTGGATCCCGCCGCACGTTCTGTACGTCCAACACGCAACCGACCCGGTGGTGTGGTGGACCCCGGACCTGCTGTTCAACCGCCCCGCATGGCTCGCCGAGCCGCCAGGCAAGGGTCGACATCCCGGCATGGTCTACATGCCCGTGGTGACCCTTTTCCAGGTCACCGCCGATCTCGGCAACGCGATCGGCGGGTCACAGGGGTACGGGCACCTCTACGATCGGCAGATCCTCGACGGGTGGGCGGCCGCGACGGGCCGCGCGGGATGGGACGACGACGAGTTCGAGCGGTTCGCCCGACTGCACGCGATCGCCATGGAACAACAGGACCGCGGTTGA